Proteins from a single region of Deinococcus aquaedulcis:
- a CDS encoding peptidyl-prolyl cis-trans isomerase, giving the protein MNKKKLVNVLMGVLALLLIVGMAYQFTPNLGDLFGRKQEGTPALTVNGTTVTVEDLEAVRRSNPVLSSTDTGLLADDFKTYVVAQKVEQTLVTNAVKDIKVSRNDVNAKVKEVREANDLTDNKKWTDALQGAGLTDATYREQVRQSLAIERKVDELKKAVPAPTEAELRAYYDLNPERFQTDARIQGRQIVVADKAKAQDLLKQLQGGADFAALAGANSTEFKDRGGALGPVENGVPRPVAQVALPSEVGAAAFALTEGGLTDVVESGGKFYIVKVEKYLPPAPKPFEDAKSDLTTAVTEQKQNAALEAWVRDLKKDLKVEYKDINWKTENPTVASVAGQDIPYSDLVGQVVNNQQFAGLLQQVPAEQAAGLVNGILKPQTVQQLIQAYAAPTIAERLKLNLTGTRQELAAALAAYGGRNVKVSAADISAFYAQNKAQYENPASAAVAEANFKDQAGAVAFRNSFSGGNFVTAASKAGGTVSERGTVTAGDGALSEELNAAVFTAKSLKDAGEGSLSDVVKVGERFVVLYVTDLKPATTQPLSAVRDEIEAQVLAQKKSEAGQKFLETQVATLKPTDNLKAVLAAQEKRVAAQTPKAPAKTDTPKSDTSTPDTPAQEGTGQGDTGTPAEGTSDR; this is encoded by the coding sequence GTGAACAAGAAGAAACTCGTGAACGTCCTGATGGGCGTTCTGGCCCTGCTGCTGATCGTGGGCATGGCCTATCAGTTCACGCCCAACCTGGGCGACCTGTTCGGGCGCAAGCAGGAAGGCACCCCCGCCCTGACGGTCAACGGCACCACCGTAACGGTGGAGGACCTGGAAGCGGTGCGCCGCAGCAACCCAGTTCTGAGCAGCACCGACACCGGCCTGCTGGCCGACGACTTCAAGACCTACGTGGTGGCCCAGAAGGTCGAGCAGACCCTGGTGACCAACGCCGTGAAGGACATCAAGGTCAGCCGCAATGACGTGAACGCCAAGGTCAAGGAAGTGCGCGAGGCCAACGACCTGACCGACAACAAGAAATGGACCGACGCGCTGCAGGGCGCGGGCCTGACCGACGCCACCTACCGCGAGCAGGTGCGCCAGAGTCTTGCCATTGAGCGCAAGGTGGACGAACTGAAAAAGGCCGTGCCCGCGCCCACCGAGGCCGAACTGCGCGCCTACTACGACCTGAACCCCGAGCGCTTCCAGACCGACGCCCGCATTCAGGGCCGCCAGATCGTGGTGGCCGACAAGGCCAAGGCGCAGGACCTGCTGAAGCAGCTGCAGGGCGGCGCCGACTTCGCTGCGCTGGCGGGCGCGAACAGCACCGAGTTCAAGGACCGGGGCGGCGCCCTGGGCCCCGTCGAGAATGGCGTGCCCCGGCCAGTGGCGCAGGTGGCCCTGCCCAGCGAGGTGGGCGCGGCGGCCTTTGCCCTCACGGAAGGCGGCCTGACCGACGTGGTGGAAAGCGGCGGCAAGTTCTACATCGTGAAGGTGGAAAAGTACCTGCCCCCCGCCCCCAAGCCCTTCGAGGACGCCAAGAGCGACCTGACGACCGCCGTGACCGAGCAGAAGCAGAACGCCGCCCTGGAAGCCTGGGTGCGCGACCTGAAAAAAGACCTGAAGGTCGAGTACAAGGACATCAACTGGAAGACGGAAAACCCCACCGTCGCCAGCGTGGCCGGCCAGGACATTCCCTACTCGGATCTGGTGGGGCAGGTGGTGAACAACCAGCAGTTCGCGGGTCTGCTGCAGCAGGTGCCGGCTGAACAGGCCGCCGGTCTGGTGAACGGCATTCTGAAGCCCCAGACGGTGCAGCAGCTGATTCAGGCCTACGCGGCCCCCACGATTGCCGAGCGCCTGAAGCTGAACCTGACTGGCACACGCCAGGAACTGGCGGCGGCCCTGGCGGCCTACGGTGGGCGCAACGTCAAGGTGAGCGCCGCCGACATTTCGGCCTTTTACGCCCAGAACAAGGCGCAGTATGAGAACCCCGCCAGCGCGGCGGTGGCCGAGGCCAACTTCAAGGATCAGGCGGGGGCCGTGGCCTTCCGCAACAGCTTCTCGGGTGGCAACTTTGTGACGGCGGCCAGCAAGGCGGGCGGCACCGTCAGCGAGCGCGGCACCGTGACCGCCGGCGACGGCGCCCTCAGCGAGGAACTGAACGCGGCCGTGTTCACCGCCAAGAGCCTGAAAGACGCGGGCGAAGGCAGCCTGAGCGACGTGGTGAAGGTGGGCGAGCGCTTCGTGGTGCTGTATGTCACCGATCTGAAGCCCGCCACCACCCAGCCCCTGAGTGCCGTGCGCGATGAAATCGAGGCGCAGGTGCTGGCCCAGAAGAAGAGCGAGGCCGGCCAGAAGTTCCTGGAGACCCAGGTGGCCACCCTGAAGCCCACGGACAACCTGAAGGCCGTGCTGGCCGCTCAGGAAAAGCGCGTGGCCGCCCAGACCCCCAAGGCCCCCGCCAAGACCGACACCCCGAAGAGCGATACCTCCACGCCGGACACCCCGGCCCAGGAAGGCACCGGCCAGGGGGACACCGGCACCCCCGCCGAAGGCACCAGCGACCGCTAA
- a CDS encoding DUF4142 domain-containing protein, protein MTVLRSLLLLPTLLLGAAAQSTPTQSPPAQSTTSQSTSTPPTTVLVPSPSPSALCGLVAAAGARPAPGTTTGAAAGTGGTRSGTASGSGGTSGAGTSTTGAGQTGGSASTAGTGTGTGSSSAGSAGTGATGSGSSGSGQGSGNSGAGGQGSGGQGSGSAGSGSQTQGSQGTGGRGTSTPSGSAATGTGSGANTSTAARTTDACFATQAALSDQFEIRTSGLAAGRSARPEVKAFAQRLIQDHTAATRRLTPLAAPLLQRLPTALDTPREVQYRALQVQQGDAFDRAFLAAQVSAHEQAVNLFTTYSKAGTHAGLRAHAASSLPALQQHLQRARELLRAVAK, encoded by the coding sequence ATGACTGTCCTTCGATCCCTCCTGCTGCTTCCGACCCTGCTGCTGGGCGCCGCTGCCCAGAGCACGCCCACGCAGAGCCCCCCGGCCCAGAGCACCACCTCCCAGAGCACCAGTACGCCCCCGACCACTGTTCTCGTGCCCAGCCCCTCACCCAGCGCGCTGTGCGGTCTGGTGGCCGCCGCTGGCGCCAGACCGGCCCCCGGAACGACGACGGGCGCGGCGGCCGGCACAGGCGGCACCCGTAGCGGCACGGCGTCGGGTTCAGGTGGGACCAGTGGCGCGGGCACCAGTACCACGGGCGCCGGGCAGACTGGCGGCAGCGCCAGCACGGCAGGCACCGGGACAGGCACGGGCTCATCGAGCGCCGGCTCGGCTGGCACTGGGGCAACTGGCAGTGGCAGCTCGGGCAGCGGCCAGGGCAGCGGCAATTCGGGGGCTGGGGGACAAGGTTCCGGGGGCCAGGGTTCAGGCAGCGCCGGCAGCGGCAGCCAGACCCAGGGGAGCCAGGGCACCGGTGGCCGGGGGACCAGCACCCCGAGCGGCAGCGCGGCCACCGGGACCGGCAGCGGGGCAAATACCAGCACCGCCGCCCGCACCACCGACGCCTGTTTTGCCACCCAGGCCGCCCTGAGCGACCAGTTCGAAATTCGCACCTCGGGGCTGGCCGCCGGCCGCAGCGCGCGCCCAGAGGTCAAGGCCTTTGCCCAGCGGCTGATTCAGGACCACACCGCTGCCACCCGCCGCCTGACGCCACTGGCCGCGCCCCTGCTGCAGCGCCTGCCCACAGCGCTGGACACCCCCCGCGAGGTGCAGTACCGCGCGCTGCAGGTGCAGCAGGGCGACGCCTTTGACCGGGCTTTTCTGGCCGCCCAGGTCTCGGCGCACGAGCAGGCGGTCAATCTGTTTACCACCTACAGCAAGGCGGGCACCCACGCGGGCCTGCGCGCCCACGCCGCCTCCAGCCTGCCCGCGCTGCAACAGCACCTGCAACGCGCCCGCGAACTGCTGCGCGCGGTGGCGAAGTAA
- the trpS gene encoding tryptophan--tRNA ligase, with translation MPRVFSGIQPTGEPHIGNYFGAMRNYVALGEQYGKNSIYCVVDLHAPTNPAAFDPALLSQRTLDMAVANFAAGLDPEKVIFFVQSHVREHAELGWLFTLLTPVGELERMTQYKDKAQKLESTPAGLLMYPVLQAADILLYKADTVPVGEDQVQHIELTREIARKFNHAFGETFPEPKAVLAEGALRIPGVDGQGKMSKSKGEASTLGILEPLDSIWQKLRVAPTDPARVRRTDPGDPDKCLVGDYHKLFSDADTLAEVYVGCRTAGIGCVDCKKKLMANITGHLTPIQERAAVLKADPDYVRDALVQGAKEARAIAQPVMDEARARVGFLHL, from the coding sequence ATGCCGCGCGTGTTTTCTGGAATTCAGCCGACGGGTGAGCCGCACATCGGGAACTACTTCGGGGCCATGCGCAACTATGTGGCGCTGGGCGAGCAGTACGGAAAAAACTCGATTTACTGCGTGGTGGATCTGCACGCGCCCACCAACCCGGCGGCCTTTGATCCGGCGCTGCTCTCTCAGCGCACCCTGGACATGGCGGTGGCGAACTTCGCGGCGGGCCTGGACCCCGAGAAGGTGATTTTCTTCGTGCAGTCGCATGTGCGCGAGCACGCCGAACTGGGCTGGCTGTTTACCCTGCTGACCCCGGTGGGCGAGCTGGAGCGCATGACCCAGTACAAGGACAAGGCCCAGAAACTGGAAAGCACCCCGGCCGGCCTGCTGATGTACCCGGTGCTGCAGGCCGCTGACATCCTGCTCTACAAGGCCGACACCGTACCCGTGGGCGAGGATCAGGTGCAGCACATTGAGCTGACCCGTGAGATTGCGCGCAAGTTCAACCACGCGTTTGGCGAAACCTTTCCCGAACCCAAGGCGGTGCTGGCCGAGGGCGCCCTGCGCATTCCCGGCGTGGACGGCCAGGGCAAGATGAGCAAAAGCAAGGGCGAGGCCAGCACCCTGGGCATTCTGGAGCCGCTGGATTCGATCTGGCAGAAGCTGCGCGTGGCCCCCACCGACCCCGCCCGCGTGCGCCGCACCGACCCTGGCGACCCCGACAAGTGCCTGGTAGGCGACTACCACAAGCTCTTCAGCGACGCCGACACGCTGGCCGAGGTCTACGTGGGCTGCCGCACGGCGGGCATTGGCTGCGTGGACTGCAAGAAGAAGCTGATGGCGAACATCACGGGGCACCTGACCCCCATTCAGGAGCGCGCCGCCGTGCTGAAGGCCGACCCCGACTACGTGCGCGACGCCCTGGTGCAGGGCGCCAAGGAAGCGCGCGCCATTGCCCAGCCGGTGATGGACGAGGCGCGGGCCAGGGTCGGCTTCCTGCACCTTTAA